A section of the Carya illinoinensis cultivar Pawnee chromosome 12, C.illinoinensisPawnee_v1, whole genome shotgun sequence genome encodes:
- the LOC122290457 gene encoding pentatricopeptide repeat-containing protein At1g77360, mitochondrial-like → MEAMAVNPNTSSSSLSQIPINSTSPLKPLLPIHQFPSHLDAQEISSAARTICEILTRVSPHDIESALSSTGISPSTEIVQEVLKFSYHYPSSAVKFFRWAGRAQKHSADAWNLMVDLLGKNQLFDPMWDAVRSMKEEAMVSMATFESVFGSYCMVRRFNEAGMSFDVMDRYGIPADVLAVNLLLSVICREENQTVKALEFFDRIKVKIPPDGDTFAILLEGWRKEGDVAQAKRTFEEMVIRLGWSPQYMSTYEAFLNMLLREAQFEEAIKFLQVMKENKCLPGLKFFSNALDILIELKDSRHAMPLWDIMVGSGSVPKLIMYNKMIGFLCNNNDIDNALRLLDEMPFDGVFPDSLSYNMIFKCLIRNNKVHEVRKFFVEMIKNEWSPTHSNCATAIAMLFEGYDPETAIEIWNYMIENNVKHLDESANALLLGLCNLGRLSETRRFADDMLDRRVRIYETTMEKLKNAFYKKEDRAARDKFDSLSRRWKGH, encoded by the coding sequence ATGGAGGCTATGGCTGTGAACCCCAATACCTCTTCTTCATCCTTATCACAAATCCCGATAAATTCAACTTCGCCCCTAAAACCACTTCTTCCTATTCACCAATTCCCATCCCACCTCGACGCACAGGAAATTTCCTCCGCCGCCAGAACAATTTGCGAAATCCTCACCCGTGTCTCTCCCCATGACATCGAATCTGCACTCTCCTCCACCGGAATCTCTCCCTCGACGGAAATCGTTCAGGAAGTCCTTAAATTTTCCTACCATTATCCTTCCTCTGCTGTGAAGTTCTTCCGGTGGGCCGGTCGGGCTCAGAAGCACTCCGCTGATGCGTGGAACCTCATGGTCGACTTGCTTGGCAAGAATCAGCTGTTCGACCCCATGTGGGACGCGGTGCGGTCCATGAAGGAGGAAGCAATGGTCTCGATGGCCACATTCGAGTCCGTCTTTGGGAGTTATTGCATGGTCCGGAGATTTAACGAGGCCGGGATGAGCTTTGATGTGATGGATAGGTACGGAATTCCAGCAGATGTCCTTGCGGTGAACCTGCTGTTGAGCGTGATTTGCCGCGAGGAAAATCAAACGGTGAAGGCATTGGAGTTCTTCGATAGGATCAAAGTGAAGATTCCCCCAGATGGGGACACGTTCGCCATTTTATTGGAAGGTTGGCGGAAGGAAGGCGATGTAGCACAAGCCAAGCGCACCTTTGAGGAAATGGTGATCCGCCTCGGTTGGAGCCCGCAGTATATGTCAACTTATGAGGCATTCTTGAACATGCTTTTGCGGGAGGCGCAGTTCGAAGAGGCCATCAAGTTTCTTCAAGTtatgaaggaaaataaatgtTTGCCAGGTTTGAAATTCTTTTCCAATGCTCTCGACATTCTTATTGAGCTAAAAGATTCACGCCACGCAATGCCATTGTGGGATATTATGGTTGGAAGTGGTTCGGTGCCCAAGTTGATCATGTATAATAAGATGATTGGTTTTCTCTGCAACAACAATGATATCGATAATGCGCTTCGGCTCCTGGATGAGATGCCCTTTGATGGTGTCTTTCCTGATAGTTTAAGTTATAACATGATATTTAAATGCCTGATTAGAAACAATAAAGTTCATGAGGTGCGTAAATTCTTTGTCGAGATGATTAAAAATGAATGGTCACCTACGCATTCTAATTGCGCAACAGCCATCGCTATGTTGTTTGAAGGCTATGACCCTGAAACAGCCATTGAGATTTGGAACTACATGATTGAGAACAATGTCAAGCATCTTGATGAGAGTGCAAATGCTTTGCTCCTTGGTCTTTGTAACTTAGGTAGATTGTCGGAGACCAGGAGGTTTGCTGATGATATGCTTGACAGAAGAGTAAGAATATATGAGACAACAATGGAAAAATTGAAGAATGCTTTCTATAAGAAGGAGGATAGAGCTGCGAGGGACAAATTTGATAGTCTTTCAAGGAGGTGGAAAGGACACTAG